The Elusimicrobiota bacterium genome contains a region encoding:
- a CDS encoding DUF2344 domain-containing protein → NSLTPLEKAADSHQQIEIMPLDGDVMPPSLLAKRPLPARRLGRSLTGLTEGYKLIETKKIPLFFPSFDSLVNVAVYKIRFQVSQEQIQKFLSQPEIIIEKKKGNEIRKIDVKPLILELKTQDGFINLKLRFGPKYNVKSEKIVQSLCSLDENSAKILPVTRTGFLIEKKDGTVLEP, encoded by the coding sequence GAATTCGCTTACCCCGTTAGAGAAGGCTGCCGACTCCCATCAGCAGATTGAAATCATGCCGTTAGATGGTGATGTAATGCCGCCATCTTTATTAGCGAAGCGTCCGTTGCCCGCCCGCCGGCTGGGCAGGTCTCTAACGGGGCTTACTGAAGGGTATAAATTAATTGAAACCAAAAAAATACCTTTATTTTTTCCTTCTTTTGATTCTTTGGTGAATGTGGCAGTATACAAAATTCGTTTTCAGGTCAGTCAGGAACAAATACAAAAATTCCTTTCGCAACCGGAAATAATTATTGAAAAGAAAAAAGGCAACGAAATTAGAAAAATTGACGTAAAACCTTTAATTCTTGAACTCAAAACGCAGGACGGTTTTATCAATCTTAAATTAAGATTTGGGCCGAAATATAATGTAAAATCTGAAAAAATTGTTCAATCCCTTTGCAGTTTAGATGAAAATAGTGCTAAAATATTGCCTGTAACAAGGACGGGCTTTCTTATTGAAAAAAAAGACGGCACGGTCTTGGAACCGTAA